A window of the Balaenoptera acutorostrata chromosome 13, mBalAcu1.1, whole genome shotgun sequence genome harbors these coding sequences:
- the SMTN gene encoding smoothelin isoform X7 produces the protein MADETLAGLDEGALRKLLEVTADLAERRRIRSAIRELQRQELEREEEALASKRFRAERQDNKENWLHSQQREAEQRAALARLAGRLESMSDVEELTTLLRGAAEYEERKLIRAAIRRVRAQEIEAAILAGRLCSGRPNSGSREDSKGRAAHRLNRCEVPKPEEQEQQAEVPEPTPTPSGTSYDVTTVTLLLRAPPGGTPSSPASADSSPTTTSPEPPLEPAEAPCPATEALGSPEPPPSPPRAASPEPQEPPATPSTEGQVVNKLLRGPTEPPAAHGPTKGPSDTKRAELTLGLRAPPTLLSTSSGGKSTITHISSPGNLARLGSVTHVTSFSHASPGSRGGCSIKMEPEPAEPPSAAVEVANGAEQTRVDKAPERRSPLSAEELMVIEDESVLDKMLDQTTNFEERKLIRAALRELRQRKRDQRDKERERRLQETRARPGEGRGNTATKTTTRHSQQTADGSAVSTVTKTERLVHSNDGRRTARTTTVESSFVRRSENGGGSTMMQTKTFSSSSSKKMGSIFDREDEASPRPGSLAALEKRQAEKKKELMKAQSLPKTSASQARKAMIEKLEKEGAACSSGGPRAAVQRSTSFGVPNANSIKQMLLDWCRAKTRGYEHVDIQNFSSSWSDGMAFCALVHNFFPEAFDYGQLSPQNRRQNFEVAFSSAEMLVDCVPLVEVEDMMIMGKKPDPKCVFTYVQSLYNHLRRHELRLHGKNV, from the exons ATGGCGGACGAAACATTAGCTGGGCTGGATGAGGGAGCCTTGCGGAAGCTG CTGGAGGTCACAGCAGATCTGGCAGAGCGGCGGCGCATCCGCTCAGCCATCCGGGAGCTGCAGCGGCAGGAGCTGGAGCGCGAGGAGGAGGCCCTGGCATCCAAGCGCTTCCGTGCCGAGCGGCAGGACAACAAGGAGAACTGGCTGCA CTCTCAGCAGCGGGAGGCTGAGCAGCGGGCTGCTCTGGCACGGCTGGCAGGACGGCTGGAGTCCATGAGTGATGTGGAGGAGCTGACCACACTG CTGCGAGGCGCTGCTGAGTACGAGGAACGCAAGCTGATCCGAGCTGCTATCCGCCGCGTACGGGCCCAGGAGATTGAGG CCGCCATATTGGCTGGAAGGTTGTGCAGCGGGCGTCCCAACAGTGGCTCAAGAGAGGACAGCAAGGGGCGGGCAGCACACAGGCTGAACCGGTGTGAG GTGCCGAAGCCAGAGGAACAGGAGCAGCAGGCAGAGGTCCCAGAGCCAACCCCGACCCCCAGTGGCACCAGCTATGACGTGACCACAGTGACACTACTGCTTCGGGCCCCACCTGGGGGCACACCCAGCTCACCTGCCTCAGCCGACAGTTCACCCACCACTACCTCTCCTGAGCCTCCACTGGAGCCTGCCGAGGCCCCATGCCCTGCCACTGAGGCTCTGGGCAGCCCCGAGCCACCTCCCAGCCCGCCCAGGGCTGCCAGCCCTGAGCCCCAGGAGCCTCCAGCCACCCCCAGCACGGAGGGGCAGGTGGTCAACAAG CTTCTGCGTGGCCCCACAGAGCCCCCTGCTGCCCACGGCCCTACCAAAGGTCCCTCCGACACAAAGAGAGCAG AACTGACGCTGGGGCTGCGGGCGCCCCCCACCCTCCTTAGCACCAGCAGTGGGGGCAAGAGCACCATCACCCATATCAGCAGCCCTGGGAACCTGGCTCGGCTGGGCAGTGTCACTCACGTCACCAGCTTCAGCCATGCCTCCCCTGGTAGCCGAGGAGGCTGCAGCATTAAG ATGGAGCCAGAACCAGCAGAGCCCCCCTCTGCAGCAGTGGAGGTGGCCAATGGCGCTGAGCAGACACGCGTGGACAAAGCACCAGAGAGGCGGAGCCCTCTGAGCGCCGAGGAGCTGATGGTCATTGAGGATGAGAGTGTCCTGGACAAGATG CTGGATCAGACTACGAACTTTGAGGAGCGGAAGCTCATCCGGGCTGCGCTACGTGAGCTCCGACAAAGGAAGAGAG ACCAGCGGGACAAGGAACGGGAACGGCGGCTGCAAGAGACACGGGCCCGGCCAGGGGAGGGCCGTGGCAACACGGCCACCAAGACCACCACGCGACACAGCCAACAGACAGCCGACGGCTCAGCTGTCAGCACTGTCACCAAGACCGAGCGGCTCGTCCACTCCA ATGATGGCAGACGGACGGCCCGCACCACCACGGTGGAGTCGAGTTTTGTGAGGCGCTCAGAGA ATGGTGGTGGCAGCACCATGATGCAAACTAAGACCTTTTCCTCTTCATCATCCAAGAAGATGGGCAG TATCTTCGACCGAGAGGATGAGGCCAGCCCGCGGCCCGGCAGCCTAGCGGCGCTGGAGAAACGCCaagcagagaagaagaaagagctgATGAAGGCGCAGAGCCTGCCCAAGACCTCGGCCTCCCAGGCGCGCAAGGCCATGATTGAGAAGCTGGAGAAGGAAGGCGCCGCGTG CAGCTCTGGCGGACCCCGCGCAGCTGTGCAGCGCTCCACCAGCTTCGGCGTCCCCAATGCCAACAGCATCAAGCAGATGTTGCTGGACTGGTGCCGAGCCAAGACGCGTGGCTACGAG CATGTGGACATCCAGAACTTCTCCTCGAGTTGGAGTGACGGGATGGCCTTCTGTGCCCTGGTGCACAACTTCTTCCCTGAGGCCTTCGATTATGGGCAGCTCAGCCCACAGAACCGGCGCCAGAACTTCGAGGTGGCCTTCTCATCTGCCGA GATGCTGGTGGACTGCGTACCCCTCGTGGAGGTGGAGGACATGATGATCATGGGCAAGAAGCCCGACCCCAAGTGCGTTTTCACCTACGTGCAGTCGCTCTACAACCACCTGCGGCGCCACGAGCTGCGCCTGCACGGCAAGAATGTCTAG
- the SMTN gene encoding smoothelin isoform X3, translating into MADETLAGLDEGALRKLLEVTADLAERRRIRSAIRELQRQELEREEEALASKRFRAERQDNKENWLHSQQREAEQRAALARLAGRLESMSDVEELTTLLRGAAEYEERKLIRAAIRRVRAQEIEAAILAGRLCSGRPNSGSREDSKGRAAHRLNRCEVPKPEEQEQQAEVPEPTPTPSGTSYDVTTVTLLLRAPPGGTPSSPASADSSPTTTSPEPPLEPAEAPCPATEALGSPEPPPSPPRAASPEPQEPPATPSTEGQVVNKLLRGPTEPPAAHGPTKGPSDTKRADLAGPRPCQRSLSVLSPRQPVQNREPTPLASGPSPFQRAGSVRDRVRKFTSDSPMAAGLQEGPLRAALGPSTPARLPGSSHISTTPASSSSGPSSRGPSDTSSQFNKDQRGTARPLAQLQSCPREEGPRGRGLAVRSLENRAGGPMARSEAPSAPLAVAVGTAEPGASMKTTFTIEIKDGRGQASTGRVLLPTGNQRAELTLGLRAPPTLLSTSSGGKSTITHISSPGNLARLGSVTHVTSFSHASPGSRGGCSIKMEPEPAEPPSAAVEVANGAEQTRVDKAPERRSPLSAEELMVIEDESVLDKMLDQTTNFEERKLIRAALRELRQRKRDQRDKERERRLQETRARPGEGRGNTATKTTTRHSQQTADGSAVSTVTKTERLVHSNDGRRTARTTTVESSFVRRSENGGGSTMMQTKTFSSSSSKKMGSIFDREDEASPRPGSLAALEKRQAEKKKELMKAQSLPKTSASQARKAMIEKLEKEGAACSSGGPRAAVQRSTSFGVPNANSIKQMLLDWCRAKTRGYEHVDIQNFSSSWSDGMAFCALVHNFFPEAFDYGQLSPQNRRQNFEVAFSSAETHADCPQLLDTEDMVRLREPDWKCVYTYIQEFYRCLVQKGLVKTKKS; encoded by the exons ATGGCGGACGAAACATTAGCTGGGCTGGATGAGGGAGCCTTGCGGAAGCTG CTGGAGGTCACAGCAGATCTGGCAGAGCGGCGGCGCATCCGCTCAGCCATCCGGGAGCTGCAGCGGCAGGAGCTGGAGCGCGAGGAGGAGGCCCTGGCATCCAAGCGCTTCCGTGCCGAGCGGCAGGACAACAAGGAGAACTGGCTGCA CTCTCAGCAGCGGGAGGCTGAGCAGCGGGCTGCTCTGGCACGGCTGGCAGGACGGCTGGAGTCCATGAGTGATGTGGAGGAGCTGACCACACTG CTGCGAGGCGCTGCTGAGTACGAGGAACGCAAGCTGATCCGAGCTGCTATCCGCCGCGTACGGGCCCAGGAGATTGAGG CCGCCATATTGGCTGGAAGGTTGTGCAGCGGGCGTCCCAACAGTGGCTCAAGAGAGGACAGCAAGGGGCGGGCAGCACACAGGCTGAACCGGTGTGAG GTGCCGAAGCCAGAGGAACAGGAGCAGCAGGCAGAGGTCCCAGAGCCAACCCCGACCCCCAGTGGCACCAGCTATGACGTGACCACAGTGACACTACTGCTTCGGGCCCCACCTGGGGGCACACCCAGCTCACCTGCCTCAGCCGACAGTTCACCCACCACTACCTCTCCTGAGCCTCCACTGGAGCCTGCCGAGGCCCCATGCCCTGCCACTGAGGCTCTGGGCAGCCCCGAGCCACCTCCCAGCCCGCCCAGGGCTGCCAGCCCTGAGCCCCAGGAGCCTCCAGCCACCCCCAGCACGGAGGGGCAGGTGGTCAACAAG CTTCTGCGTGGCCCCACAGAGCCCCCTGCTGCCCACGGCCCTACCAAAGGTCCCTCCGACACAAAGAGAGCAG ACCTAGCTGGCCCTCGCCCCTGCCAACGCTCCCTGTCTGTGCTGAGCCCCCGCCAGCCAGTCCAGAACCGAG AGCCCACCCCCCTTGCCAGTGGACCTTCCCCGTTCCAGCGGGCTGGCTCCGTACGGGACCGTGTGCGCAAGTTCACATCCGATTCTCCTATGGCTGCTGGGCTCCAGGAAGGCCCACTCCGGGCAGCCCTAGGTCCCTCGACCCCTGCAAGGCTCCCAGGCTCCTCCCACATCAGCACCAcccctgcctcctcctccagTGGCCCCTCCTCACGGGGCCCCAGTGACACCTCCTCCCAGTTCAACAAGGATCAGCGAGGAACAGCCCGGCCCCTGGCCCAGCTTCAGAGCTGCCCCAGGGAGGAGGGCCCCAGGGGGCGGGGCTTGGCTGTCAGGTCCCTTGAAAACAGAGCAGGGGGGCCCATGGCCCGCTCAGAGGCACCCAGTGCCCCGCTAGCCGTGGCCGTGGGCACTGCTGAGCCAGGGGCCAGTATGAAGACCACATTCACCATCGAGATCAAGGATGGCCGGGGCCAGGCCTCCACGGGCCGGGTGCTGCTGCCCACAGGCAACCAGAGGGCAG AACTGACGCTGGGGCTGCGGGCGCCCCCCACCCTCCTTAGCACCAGCAGTGGGGGCAAGAGCACCATCACCCATATCAGCAGCCCTGGGAACCTGGCTCGGCTGGGCAGTGTCACTCACGTCACCAGCTTCAGCCATGCCTCCCCTGGTAGCCGAGGAGGCTGCAGCATTAAG ATGGAGCCAGAACCAGCAGAGCCCCCCTCTGCAGCAGTGGAGGTGGCCAATGGCGCTGAGCAGACACGCGTGGACAAAGCACCAGAGAGGCGGAGCCCTCTGAGCGCCGAGGAGCTGATGGTCATTGAGGATGAGAGTGTCCTGGACAAGATG CTGGATCAGACTACGAACTTTGAGGAGCGGAAGCTCATCCGGGCTGCGCTACGTGAGCTCCGACAAAGGAAGAGAG ACCAGCGGGACAAGGAACGGGAACGGCGGCTGCAAGAGACACGGGCCCGGCCAGGGGAGGGCCGTGGCAACACGGCCACCAAGACCACCACGCGACACAGCCAACAGACAGCCGACGGCTCAGCTGTCAGCACTGTCACCAAGACCGAGCGGCTCGTCCACTCCA ATGATGGCAGACGGACGGCCCGCACCACCACGGTGGAGTCGAGTTTTGTGAGGCGCTCAGAGA ATGGTGGTGGCAGCACCATGATGCAAACTAAGACCTTTTCCTCTTCATCATCCAAGAAGATGGGCAG TATCTTCGACCGAGAGGATGAGGCCAGCCCGCGGCCCGGCAGCCTAGCGGCGCTGGAGAAACGCCaagcagagaagaagaaagagctgATGAAGGCGCAGAGCCTGCCCAAGACCTCGGCCTCCCAGGCGCGCAAGGCCATGATTGAGAAGCTGGAGAAGGAAGGCGCCGCGTG CAGCTCTGGCGGACCCCGCGCAGCTGTGCAGCGCTCCACCAGCTTCGGCGTCCCCAATGCCAACAGCATCAAGCAGATGTTGCTGGACTGGTGCCGAGCCAAGACGCGTGGCTACGAG CATGTGGACATCCAGAACTTCTCCTCGAGTTGGAGTGACGGGATGGCCTTCTGTGCCCTGGTGCACAACTTCTTCCCTGAGGCCTTCGATTATGGGCAGCTCAGCCCACAGAACCGGCGCCAGAACTTCGAGGTGGCCTTCTCATCTGCCGA GACCCATGCGGACTGCCCGCAGCTCCTGGACACAGAGGACATGGTGCGGCTTCGAGAGCCTGACTGGAAGTGCGTGTACACGTACATCCAGGAGTTCTACCGCTGTCTGGTCCAGAAGGGGCTGGTAAAAACCAAAAAGTCCTAA
- the SMTN gene encoding smoothelin isoform X8 encodes MADETLAGLDEGALRKLLEVTADLAERRRIRSAIRELQRQELEREEEALASKRFRAERQDNKENWLHSQQREAEQRAALARLAGRLESMSDVEELTTLLRGAAEYEERKLIRAAIRRVRAQEIEAAILAGRLCSGRPNSGSREDSKGRAAHRLNRCEVPKPEEQEQQAEVPEPTPTPSGTSYDVTTVTLLLRAPPGGTPSSPASADSSPTTTSPEPPLEPAEAPCPATEALGSPEPPPSPPRAASPEPQEPPATPSTEGQVVNKLLRGPTEPPAAHGPTKGPSDTKRADLAGPRPCQRSLSVLSPRQPVQNREPTPLASGPSPFQRAGSVRDRVRKFTSDSPMAAGLQEGPLRAALGPSTPARLPGSSHISTTPASSSSGPSSRGPSDTSSQFNKDQRGTARPLAQLQSCPREEGPRGRGLAVRSLENRAGGPMARSEAPSAPLAVAVGTAEPGASMKTTFTIEIKDGRGQASTGRVLLPTGNQRAELTLGLRAPPTLLSTSSGGKSTITHISSPGNLARLGSVTHVTSFSHASPGSRGGCSIKAAEDAGTPVAHPPAFSTRRRSSTSPAHSSSLMEPEPAEPPSAAVEVANGAEQTRVDKAPERRSPLSAEELMVIEDESVLDKMLDQTTNFEERKLIRAALRELRQRKRDQRDKERERRLQETRARPGEGRGNTATKTTTRHSQQTADGSAVSTVTKTERLVHSNDGRRTARTTTVESSFVRRSENGGGSTMMQTKTFSSSSSKKMGSIFDREDEASPRPGSLAALEKRQAEKKKELMKAQSLPKTSASQARKAMIEKLEKEGAACSSGGPRAAVQRSTSFGVPNANSIKQMLLDWCRAKTRGYEHVDIQNFSSSWSDGMAFCALVHNFFPEAFDYGQLSPQNRRQNFEVAFSSAEMLVDCVPLVEVEDMMIMGKKPDPKCVFTYVQSLYNHLRRHELRLHGKNV; translated from the exons ATGGCGGACGAAACATTAGCTGGGCTGGATGAGGGAGCCTTGCGGAAGCTG CTGGAGGTCACAGCAGATCTGGCAGAGCGGCGGCGCATCCGCTCAGCCATCCGGGAGCTGCAGCGGCAGGAGCTGGAGCGCGAGGAGGAGGCCCTGGCATCCAAGCGCTTCCGTGCCGAGCGGCAGGACAACAAGGAGAACTGGCTGCA CTCTCAGCAGCGGGAGGCTGAGCAGCGGGCTGCTCTGGCACGGCTGGCAGGACGGCTGGAGTCCATGAGTGATGTGGAGGAGCTGACCACACTG CTGCGAGGCGCTGCTGAGTACGAGGAACGCAAGCTGATCCGAGCTGCTATCCGCCGCGTACGGGCCCAGGAGATTGAGG CCGCCATATTGGCTGGAAGGTTGTGCAGCGGGCGTCCCAACAGTGGCTCAAGAGAGGACAGCAAGGGGCGGGCAGCACACAGGCTGAACCGGTGTGAG GTGCCGAAGCCAGAGGAACAGGAGCAGCAGGCAGAGGTCCCAGAGCCAACCCCGACCCCCAGTGGCACCAGCTATGACGTGACCACAGTGACACTACTGCTTCGGGCCCCACCTGGGGGCACACCCAGCTCACCTGCCTCAGCCGACAGTTCACCCACCACTACCTCTCCTGAGCCTCCACTGGAGCCTGCCGAGGCCCCATGCCCTGCCACTGAGGCTCTGGGCAGCCCCGAGCCACCTCCCAGCCCGCCCAGGGCTGCCAGCCCTGAGCCCCAGGAGCCTCCAGCCACCCCCAGCACGGAGGGGCAGGTGGTCAACAAG CTTCTGCGTGGCCCCACAGAGCCCCCTGCTGCCCACGGCCCTACCAAAGGTCCCTCCGACACAAAGAGAGCAG ACCTAGCTGGCCCTCGCCCCTGCCAACGCTCCCTGTCTGTGCTGAGCCCCCGCCAGCCAGTCCAGAACCGAG AGCCCACCCCCCTTGCCAGTGGACCTTCCCCGTTCCAGCGGGCTGGCTCCGTACGGGACCGTGTGCGCAAGTTCACATCCGATTCTCCTATGGCTGCTGGGCTCCAGGAAGGCCCACTCCGGGCAGCCCTAGGTCCCTCGACCCCTGCAAGGCTCCCAGGCTCCTCCCACATCAGCACCAcccctgcctcctcctccagTGGCCCCTCCTCACGGGGCCCCAGTGACACCTCCTCCCAGTTCAACAAGGATCAGCGAGGAACAGCCCGGCCCCTGGCCCAGCTTCAGAGCTGCCCCAGGGAGGAGGGCCCCAGGGGGCGGGGCTTGGCTGTCAGGTCCCTTGAAAACAGAGCAGGGGGGCCCATGGCCCGCTCAGAGGCACCCAGTGCCCCGCTAGCCGTGGCCGTGGGCACTGCTGAGCCAGGGGCCAGTATGAAGACCACATTCACCATCGAGATCAAGGATGGCCGGGGCCAGGCCTCCACGGGCCGGGTGCTGCTGCCCACAGGCAACCAGAGGGCAG AACTGACGCTGGGGCTGCGGGCGCCCCCCACCCTCCTTAGCACCAGCAGTGGGGGCAAGAGCACCATCACCCATATCAGCAGCCCTGGGAACCTGGCTCGGCTGGGCAGTGTCACTCACGTCACCAGCTTCAGCCATGCCTCCCCTGGTAGCCGAGGAGGCTGCAGCATTAAG GCGGCCGAGGATGCTGGGACCCCTGTGGCCCACCCGCCTGCCTTCAGCACCCGCCGCCGCTCCTCTACAAGCCCTGCCCACAGCAGCAGTCTC ATGGAGCCAGAACCAGCAGAGCCCCCCTCTGCAGCAGTGGAGGTGGCCAATGGCGCTGAGCAGACACGCGTGGACAAAGCACCAGAGAGGCGGAGCCCTCTGAGCGCCGAGGAGCTGATGGTCATTGAGGATGAGAGTGTCCTGGACAAGATG CTGGATCAGACTACGAACTTTGAGGAGCGGAAGCTCATCCGGGCTGCGCTACGTGAGCTCCGACAAAGGAAGAGAG ACCAGCGGGACAAGGAACGGGAACGGCGGCTGCAAGAGACACGGGCCCGGCCAGGGGAGGGCCGTGGCAACACGGCCACCAAGACCACCACGCGACACAGCCAACAGACAGCCGACGGCTCAGCTGTCAGCACTGTCACCAAGACCGAGCGGCTCGTCCACTCCA ATGATGGCAGACGGACGGCCCGCACCACCACGGTGGAGTCGAGTTTTGTGAGGCGCTCAGAGA ATGGTGGTGGCAGCACCATGATGCAAACTAAGACCTTTTCCTCTTCATCATCCAAGAAGATGGGCAG TATCTTCGACCGAGAGGATGAGGCCAGCCCGCGGCCCGGCAGCCTAGCGGCGCTGGAGAAACGCCaagcagagaagaagaaagagctgATGAAGGCGCAGAGCCTGCCCAAGACCTCGGCCTCCCAGGCGCGCAAGGCCATGATTGAGAAGCTGGAGAAGGAAGGCGCCGCGTG CAGCTCTGGCGGACCCCGCGCAGCTGTGCAGCGCTCCACCAGCTTCGGCGTCCCCAATGCCAACAGCATCAAGCAGATGTTGCTGGACTGGTGCCGAGCCAAGACGCGTGGCTACGAG CATGTGGACATCCAGAACTTCTCCTCGAGTTGGAGTGACGGGATGGCCTTCTGTGCCCTGGTGCACAACTTCTTCCCTGAGGCCTTCGATTATGGGCAGCTCAGCCCACAGAACCGGCGCCAGAACTTCGAGGTGGCCTTCTCATCTGCCGA GATGCTGGTGGACTGCGTACCCCTCGTGGAGGTGGAGGACATGATGATCATGGGCAAGAAGCCCGACCCCAAGTGCGTTTTCACCTACGTGCAGTCGCTCTACAACCACCTGCGGCGCCACGAGCTGCGCCTGCACGGCAAGAATGTCTAG
- the SMTN gene encoding smoothelin isoform X5 encodes MADETLAGLDEGALRKLLEVTADLAERRRIRSAIRELQRQELEREEEALASKRFRAERQDNKENWLHSQQREAEQRAALARLAGRLESMSDVEELTTLLRGAAEYEERKLIRAAIRRVRAQEIEAAILAGRLCSGRPNSGSREDSKGRAAHRLNRCEVPKPEEQEQQAEVPEPTPTPSGTSYDVTTVTLLLRAPPGGTPSSPASADSSPTTTSPEPPLEPAEAPCPATEALGSPEPPPSPPRAASPEPQEPPATPSTEGQVVNKLLRGPTEPPAAHGPTKGPSDTKRADLAGPRPCQRSLSVLSPRQPVQNREPTPLASGPSPFQRAGSVRDRVRKFTSDSPMAAGLQEGPLRAALGPSTPARLPGSSHISTTPASSSSGPSSRGPSDTSSQFNKDQRGTARPLAQLQSCPREEGPRGRGLAVRSLENRAGGPMARSEAPSAPLAVAVGTAEPGASMKTTFTIEIKDGRGQASTGRVLLPTGNQRAELTLGLRAPPTLLSTSSGGKSTITHISSPGNLARLGSVTHVTSFSHASPGSRGGCSIKMEPEPAEPPSAAVEVANGAEQTRVDKAPERRSPLSAEELMVIEDESVLDKMLDQTTNFEERKLIRAALRELRQRKRDGGGSTMMQTKTFSSSSSKKMGSIFDREDEASPRPGSLAALEKRQAEKKKELMKAQSLPKTSASQARKAMIEKLEKEGAACSSGGPRAAVQRSTSFGVPNANSIKQMLLDWCRAKTRGYEHVDIQNFSSSWSDGMAFCALVHNFFPEAFDYGQLSPQNRRQNFEVAFSSAEMLVDCVPLVEVEDMMIMGKKPDPKCVFTYVQSLYNHLRRHELRLHGKNV; translated from the exons ATGGCGGACGAAACATTAGCTGGGCTGGATGAGGGAGCCTTGCGGAAGCTG CTGGAGGTCACAGCAGATCTGGCAGAGCGGCGGCGCATCCGCTCAGCCATCCGGGAGCTGCAGCGGCAGGAGCTGGAGCGCGAGGAGGAGGCCCTGGCATCCAAGCGCTTCCGTGCCGAGCGGCAGGACAACAAGGAGAACTGGCTGCA CTCTCAGCAGCGGGAGGCTGAGCAGCGGGCTGCTCTGGCACGGCTGGCAGGACGGCTGGAGTCCATGAGTGATGTGGAGGAGCTGACCACACTG CTGCGAGGCGCTGCTGAGTACGAGGAACGCAAGCTGATCCGAGCTGCTATCCGCCGCGTACGGGCCCAGGAGATTGAGG CCGCCATATTGGCTGGAAGGTTGTGCAGCGGGCGTCCCAACAGTGGCTCAAGAGAGGACAGCAAGGGGCGGGCAGCACACAGGCTGAACCGGTGTGAG GTGCCGAAGCCAGAGGAACAGGAGCAGCAGGCAGAGGTCCCAGAGCCAACCCCGACCCCCAGTGGCACCAGCTATGACGTGACCACAGTGACACTACTGCTTCGGGCCCCACCTGGGGGCACACCCAGCTCACCTGCCTCAGCCGACAGTTCACCCACCACTACCTCTCCTGAGCCTCCACTGGAGCCTGCCGAGGCCCCATGCCCTGCCACTGAGGCTCTGGGCAGCCCCGAGCCACCTCCCAGCCCGCCCAGGGCTGCCAGCCCTGAGCCCCAGGAGCCTCCAGCCACCCCCAGCACGGAGGGGCAGGTGGTCAACAAG CTTCTGCGTGGCCCCACAGAGCCCCCTGCTGCCCACGGCCCTACCAAAGGTCCCTCCGACACAAAGAGAGCAG ACCTAGCTGGCCCTCGCCCCTGCCAACGCTCCCTGTCTGTGCTGAGCCCCCGCCAGCCAGTCCAGAACCGAG AGCCCACCCCCCTTGCCAGTGGACCTTCCCCGTTCCAGCGGGCTGGCTCCGTACGGGACCGTGTGCGCAAGTTCACATCCGATTCTCCTATGGCTGCTGGGCTCCAGGAAGGCCCACTCCGGGCAGCCCTAGGTCCCTCGACCCCTGCAAGGCTCCCAGGCTCCTCCCACATCAGCACCAcccctgcctcctcctccagTGGCCCCTCCTCACGGGGCCCCAGTGACACCTCCTCCCAGTTCAACAAGGATCAGCGAGGAACAGCCCGGCCCCTGGCCCAGCTTCAGAGCTGCCCCAGGGAGGAGGGCCCCAGGGGGCGGGGCTTGGCTGTCAGGTCCCTTGAAAACAGAGCAGGGGGGCCCATGGCCCGCTCAGAGGCACCCAGTGCCCCGCTAGCCGTGGCCGTGGGCACTGCTGAGCCAGGGGCCAGTATGAAGACCACATTCACCATCGAGATCAAGGATGGCCGGGGCCAGGCCTCCACGGGCCGGGTGCTGCTGCCCACAGGCAACCAGAGGGCAG AACTGACGCTGGGGCTGCGGGCGCCCCCCACCCTCCTTAGCACCAGCAGTGGGGGCAAGAGCACCATCACCCATATCAGCAGCCCTGGGAACCTGGCTCGGCTGGGCAGTGTCACTCACGTCACCAGCTTCAGCCATGCCTCCCCTGGTAGCCGAGGAGGCTGCAGCATTAAG ATGGAGCCAGAACCAGCAGAGCCCCCCTCTGCAGCAGTGGAGGTGGCCAATGGCGCTGAGCAGACACGCGTGGACAAAGCACCAGAGAGGCGGAGCCCTCTGAGCGCCGAGGAGCTGATGGTCATTGAGGATGAGAGTGTCCTGGACAAGATG CTGGATCAGACTACGAACTTTGAGGAGCGGAAGCTCATCCGGGCTGCGCTACGTGAGCTCCGACAAAGGAAGAGAG ATGGTGGTGGCAGCACCATGATGCAAACTAAGACCTTTTCCTCTTCATCATCCAAGAAGATGGGCAG TATCTTCGACCGAGAGGATGAGGCCAGCCCGCGGCCCGGCAGCCTAGCGGCGCTGGAGAAACGCCaagcagagaagaagaaagagctgATGAAGGCGCAGAGCCTGCCCAAGACCTCGGCCTCCCAGGCGCGCAAGGCCATGATTGAGAAGCTGGAGAAGGAAGGCGCCGCGTG CAGCTCTGGCGGACCCCGCGCAGCTGTGCAGCGCTCCACCAGCTTCGGCGTCCCCAATGCCAACAGCATCAAGCAGATGTTGCTGGACTGGTGCCGAGCCAAGACGCGTGGCTACGAG CATGTGGACATCCAGAACTTCTCCTCGAGTTGGAGTGACGGGATGGCCTTCTGTGCCCTGGTGCACAACTTCTTCCCTGAGGCCTTCGATTATGGGCAGCTCAGCCCACAGAACCGGCGCCAGAACTTCGAGGTGGCCTTCTCATCTGCCGA GATGCTGGTGGACTGCGTACCCCTCGTGGAGGTGGAGGACATGATGATCATGGGCAAGAAGCCCGACCCCAAGTGCGTTTTCACCTACGTGCAGTCGCTCTACAACCACCTGCGGCGCCACGAGCTGCGCCTGCACGGCAAGAATGTCTAG